The genomic region TTTCCAAGCTTACGGTGATCTCTTTCTTTCGCTTCCTCCAGCATCTTCAAATGTTCTTCTAACTGACCCTTCTTCTCAAAGGCTGTTCCATAGATACGCTGAAGCATTTTATTATCACTATCACCACGCCAGTAAGCTCCGGAGATATTTAACAGCTTAAACACTTTAATTTTTCCTGTATGAGGAACATGAGGACCACGGCATAAATCAAAGAATTCTCCCTGTTTGTAAATGGTAATGGGGGCACCTTCAGGAATATCATCAATAAGTTCCAGCTTTAGGTCATCCCCAATTTCACGGTACATTTCCTTAGCTTCCTCACGGGTAACTTCCACCCTTTGAACCTCATGAGCCTCATCCACAATTTTCTTCATTTCTTTTTCTATGTTTTCCAGATCTTCAGGAGTAATTTTTTCCTCCATATCAAGGTCGTAATAAAACCCATTCTCTATAACAGGTCCTACACCAAGCTTTACATCTTTATATAATCGTTTAATGGCCTGAGCCATAAGATGTGCCGTTGAATGACGAAGAATTTCCACTCCTTCCTCATTTCTTAATGTGACAATTTCAACCTTTGCATCCTTATCAATGGGTCTGCGTAAATCATATAGTTCTCCATTCACTTTACCTGCTACGGCCTGTTTTTTCAGACCAGGACTGATGGACTGAGCAATATCCTCACTCGTAGTGCCCTGGGGAAATTCCTTTACAGCACCATCCGGGAATGTAATGTTTACTTGTTCTGCCACTGCAATCACTCCTTCTAAATTGTTTATTTTTTGCTTATAAAGTGAAACTTCCATCAGTGTGGTTTTTAGGACCGGTCATGCGTGATGTGAAAGCATTAAAAAAAGCCCGTCCCTCCTAAAAGGGACGAGCTTTTCTTCACCCGTGGTTCCACCCTGGTTCCGTTCATTTTAAAAACGGCACTTTATGGGATCCGTAACGTGGATCAGCGCTGATTATTACTCTTCTTTCACAATCAGGGTTCAAAGGTGGTAAACAATGACTCGGACTCAGGAAGCTCGCAGCCTTTGACTTCCCTCTCTGTTCAGCCGATTGACATTGTTCATGTCCTTATCCTTACCTCAATTATCTTCTGGTTTTGTAATTATGAATGAATTATATGGATAATTCCCTTCTTTGTCAAGTCTTTTTCGTAGAGGACCGTTCATTCATAAAAGGAAGATTCTCCATTGAATGTACACTTGCATGCTCCTGAAAAATATTTTGCAGAAAAATCACTTTCGGATCGGAAGGCTTTGATGTGTAAATGATAATTTTCTCTGGTGCAATGCCAAGCAGGCAGGATAAAGGAAATTCAGATGATAATAAATCAATAAAATGTAAAGATTCCTTATTTTGCAAAGCCTTTAATTCACTGGTTGTATATGGCTTTCCCGTGTCTCTGAGAAACTGAAATTCATGATGGTATGTAATAATAAGGAGTCCGGTCCTCGGCTCTCTGCTTTTAAAGTACCCTCTTAATCGATGAATAAAATCCTGATAATCTTCTTCCCGCTTCCACTCTTCAATGGCATATCCAGTAATATCAATCAACTGCTCTCTAAAAAACTGCTGGTTATCTTCCATAAAAAAGTCGAACGAGACAATCTGATTCCGACTTACATGATTCTCAAATATTTCATAAAACTCGGCGGCTGCCTTAAGGTCCGATTGTGTACCATAGCTGTTCGGATTTTGCATCACAGATTGTAATATAGGAATAATATGCATCAGTTCGTGTTCATCCGAAAAGTAGTAGACCTTTTTCAAAATATCCTTCGACAGAACCGGTAACCGGTACTGAATAAACACATAAAGTAGAGCATGAATCATCTTTCTCCACATATCACTTTTCCTGTCCGGCTGAACATCAGCTTTAATAAAATAGGTTGGACCTTCCCCCCTTTCAAACTGAATACGATTGATTTCTTCTTCACTGTAGATCTTATGAAAATATGCTTCTGCTTCATCTTCCTGAAAAAAGTGAATCACCAAACCCATGAACTTCATCCCTCTTTCCCATCAAACTGTTACATTATATGGGACAAACCAGGATAAAATGAACAAAAAATAAAAGTGAAACAGCTATCACTGGAATTTCACCCATTCCTTTGAGCCATTTCACTTCTAACATTCTTCATTTCATTATGTTTAATTATGACCTTCTATTCTGACCCAGCATGGCCACTGGCTCACTTACCTGTCTGACACGCTCTATAATTCGACGGGCCTTTAACTCCTCGGCTTCCACCTTACTGGCAGAGGCCAGCACCACTTCAAGCTCCTTCAAACTGTAGTTGGAAGTGAAGAAAACAGGCAGTTCCTCCATCATGCGATATTGCAATATAGCTCCCAGCACTTCATCACGGAACCATGGTGACTGATGCTCAGATCCTATATCATCAAGAATTAATACCGGCACCCGCTTAAACCGGTCAATTTTCTCATTAATGGTCGAGTCATTAATCGAGGATTTAATTTCTCTCACAAACTCCGGCATATAAATAAATAGGGTTTTAATTTCGCGCTCTGCTAACGCATTAGCAAGTGCACCTAATAAATAGCTTTTTCCCACACCAAAGGGACCGTATAAATACAGGCCTTTTGAAGGATTATGCTCTGCTTCATGCAGAAAACGTTCAATTTTACGAATCGCTTCGAAACGCTCCGGGTCATCCAGCTCCACCTGGTCCAGTCGTGCCTCCAATAATCGCTTGGGCATGTATAAGCTTTGTACAAATGATTTTTTTCGAAGCTGCTCA from Virgibacillus sp. MSP4-1 harbors:
- the ytxC gene encoding sporulation protein YtxC, whose translation is MGLVIHFFQEDEAEAYFHKIYSEEEINRIQFERGEGPTYFIKADVQPDRKSDMWRKMIHALLYVFIQYRLPVLSKDILKKVYYFSDEHELMHIIPILQSVMQNPNSYGTQSDLKAAAEFYEIFENHVSRNQIVSFDFFMEDNQQFFREQLIDITGYAIEEWKREEDYQDFIHRLRGYFKSREPRTGLLIITYHHEFQFLRDTGKPYTTSELKALQNKESLHFIDLLSSEFPLSCLLGIAPEKIIIYTSKPSDPKVIFLQNIFQEHASVHSMENLPFMNERSSTKKT
- the dnaI gene encoding primosomal protein DnaI — its product is MESIQSALRRWMNESNSFHESYEKMKSEILQAPEVKQFLNENQHLTRSDIERQLIKLYEYTSQSKDCEKCSSLNECCNIVRGYAPRISTEGNQIKLTYEKCSRKLQQDEQLRKKSFVQSLYMPKRLLEARLDQVELDDPERFEAIRKIERFLHEAEHNPSKGLYLYGPFGVGKSYLLGALANALAEREIKTLFIYMPEFVREIKSSINDSTINEKIDRFKRVPVLILDDIGSEHQSPWFRDEVLGAILQYRMMEELPVFFTSNYSLKELEVVLASASKVEAEELKARRIIERVRQVSEPVAMLGQNRRS